The Thermocrinis ruber genomic sequence CTTGTTTTTGGGATTTGTGAGGAGCTTTGGAAGGTTCTTTGGTGTGGTAGAACTTGTAGGTGGCTTAGCCTTGATAATTCTGGGTGTGCTTTTGACCACTGGGTACCTTTCAATGCTTGCAAACCTCAGTTTTTAGATGCTAAAATTCTTTAAATGGCAGTCTACAAGATAGCAGTTTTAAAGGGAGATGGAATAGGTCCAGAGATCGTAAATTCAGCCCTTAGGGTTCTGAAAAGGTTGGGAGAGCTCTCCGGTGTTAGCTTTGAGTTTGAGGAGGGCTTGATCGGTGGCATAGCCATAGACCAAAAGGGCGAGCCATTACCTCAGGAGACCTTGGAACTTTGCCTAAAGGCAGACGCAGTCCTTTTGGGTGCGGTGGGTGGACCCAAGTGGGATAACCTGCCCACATCCAAAAGACCCGAGAAGGGACTTTTGCAAATAAGGAAGGCTTTGGACCTCTATGCAAACCTCAGACCAGCCAAGGTTTATGAACCGCTCATCTCCGCATCACCGTTGAAAGAGGAAGTAGCCAGAGGCACAGACTTCATAGTAATAAGGGAACTAACGGGGGATGTGTATTACGGAGAGCCAAGGGGCATCTTTATTGAGAACGGAAAGAGGGTGGGAATAAACACCATGAAATATACAGAGGACGAAATAAGAAGGGTGGTTAAAAAGGCTTTTGAGGTTGCCCTCAAGAGGAGGAAAAAACTAACCAGCGTGGATAAATCCAATGTGCTTGAGGTTAGCGGTCTCTGGAGGGACATTGTAGAGGAGGAGAAAAAGAACTACCCGGACGTAGAGGTGGAACACCTTTACGTGGATAACTGTGCCATGCAGATCGTCAGAAGACCATCCTCCTTTGACGTGATCGTTACGGGCAATATCTTTGGAGACATCCTCTCCGACGAGGCGGCAGTTATAACGGGCAGTTTGGGTATGCTACCTTCCGCAAGCCTTGGGGAAAAATACGCCCTTTATGAGCCAGTGCACGGCTCCGCTCCAGACATTGCAGGCAAAGGCATAGCCAACCCAATAGC encodes the following:
- the leuB gene encoding 3-isopropylmalate dehydrogenase, with amino-acid sequence MAVYKIAVLKGDGIGPEIVNSALRVLKRLGELSGVSFEFEEGLIGGIAIDQKGEPLPQETLELCLKADAVLLGAVGGPKWDNLPTSKRPEKGLLQIRKALDLYANLRPAKVYEPLISASPLKEEVARGTDFIVIRELTGDVYYGEPRGIFIENGKRVGINTMKYTEDEIRRVVKKAFEVALKRRKKLTSVDKSNVLEVSGLWRDIVEEEKKNYPDVEVEHLYVDNCAMQIVRRPSSFDVIVTGNIFGDILSDEAAVITGSLGMLPSASLGEKYALYEPVHGSAPDIAGKGIANPIATILSTAMMLRYSFNLERLASAIERAVELTLQKGYRTPDIYSEGCIKVGTEQMTDAIINSLEEIWEGL